TGGTGCAGAGTCTTTTCGCAAAAGAACTGAAGAACACCCTGATGCGAAAATGAAAATTTCCAAAGCTGCGCTGAAATTTATCCAGCCTGGCGACTGTATTATGTTAGATAACAGTAGTACATGCTGGTTTCTGGCAAGGCAAATTCCAGATATCGATATTACGGTGGTCACAAATTCCGTCAAAATTATCCAAGCCTTAGCGTGCCGCGACCGAGTACGTGTCATTGGGATTGGTGGTGAATATTCAGAGCGCCATGATGATTTCCATGGCCCAATCGCTGAAAGTATTATTCGTAGCTTTCAAATAAAAACATTATTTCTATCATGCCAAGGTTTTAATATTGAAAATGGTATTCGTGATGGCAGCGAAATAAACTCAAAACTCAAAAATATTATGTTGCAAGTATCTGAGAATACCGTTTTGCTCGCAGATAACAGTAAGCTTGGGAAATATGCATTTAGCCAAGTTTGTACATTCGATGATATTAACGTACTCATTACCAATAAGCTGAATGATACTAATTTTCAAACGCAATTTCCGAATTTAAATATTATCGAGTGCGATAAGTAATTTATTAAAATATAAAAAGTCCGTAACCGTGATGTAAGTAAAATAATAATTGTTGATTTATTTTCTGTATTAAAAAAGTGCGGGGATATTATGCACCCATAATTCCTGAGCACCTAATTATAGGCATACCTAAATTCGATAATACCATTGACCCTACGTTGATGAGATAGCCGATTTTAGTATCCATCTACACTAAGGAATACAACTATGAACATGAAGAAGCTAGTTTTACCTTGTTTAATGAGCGTTGCACTGTTTTCAAATGTTGCGATGGCTGAATCTCAAAAAGCACAAAAACCATTTACCATGGGCGTTGTGGTGAAAGTCGGTGGTATTCCTTGGTTTAACGTGATGGAACAAGGGATTACCGAAGAAGGTAAAAAACTCGGTGTGAATGCATTCCAAGTTGGTCCAACAACAGCTGACCCTGCGGAACAAGTTCGTGCAATTGAAGATTTAATCGCGAAAAAAGTGGATGTAATCGGTGTCGTGCCAAACGATGCAAAAGTGCTTGAGCCTGTACTGAAACGTGCACAAGAAGCGGGTATCAAAGTTATCACCCACGAATCACCAAACCAAACTAACGCAGACTGGGACTTTGAATTACTCGACACCCAAAGCATGGGCGCTAACCATAT
The window above is part of the Providencia sp. R33 genome. Proteins encoded here:
- a CDS encoding DeoR/GlpR family DNA-binding transcription regulator, with the protein product MLQAERHKLICSHVVQNGSALVRELAQLCLVSQETIRRDLTVLERENRIIRSFGGAVAIDQEEMPMVNVMPSSVKLSQMVDGAESFRKRTEEHPDAKMKISKAALKFIQPGDCIMLDNSSTCWFLARQIPDIDITVVTNSVKIIQALACRDRVRVIGIGGEYSERHDDFHGPIAESIIRSFQIKTLFLSCQGFNIENGIRDGSEINSKLKNIMLQVSENTVLLADNSKLGKYAFSQVCTFDDINVLITNKLNDTNFQTQFPNLNIIECDK